From a single Bradyrhizobium sediminis genomic region:
- the hemA gene encoding 5-aminolevulinate synthase, with protein MDYNVFFDRALDQLRDERRYRVFADLERLAGRFPHAIWHSPDGPRDVVIWCSNDYLGMAQHPKVVGAMVETAMRMGTGAGGTRNIAGTNHPLIELERELAELHGKQAALVFTSGYVSNETGISTLARLLPNCLLLSDALNHNSMIEGVRKSGSEKQVWRHNDIEHLEQLLRAAAPERPKLILCESLYSMDGDVAPLHRICDLAERYGALTYVDEVHAVGMYGPHGGGIAERDGAMARIDVIEGTLAKAFGCLGGYIAANANLIDAVRSYAPGFIFTTALPPAICAAATAAIRHLKTSQSERDRHQDRAARLKLVLNAARLPVMQSDTHIVPLHVGDPEKCKAACDLLLSEYGIYIQPINYPTVPRGMERLRITPSPYHDDALIDRLAEALADVWDRLGLERRPQILAAE; from the coding sequence ATGGACTATAATGTCTTTTTCGATCGGGCCCTGGACCAGCTTCGGGACGAACGCCGCTACCGGGTCTTTGCCGACCTGGAACGGCTGGCGGGCAGATTTCCCCATGCCATCTGGCATTCGCCGGACGGTCCGCGCGACGTCGTGATCTGGTGCTCCAACGATTACCTCGGCATGGCCCAGCATCCGAAAGTGGTCGGCGCGATGGTGGAGACCGCCATGCGGATGGGCACCGGGGCCGGCGGCACCCGCAATATCGCCGGCACCAATCATCCCCTGATCGAGCTGGAGCGCGAGCTCGCCGAGCTGCACGGCAAGCAGGCCGCGCTGGTCTTTACTTCGGGCTACGTTTCGAACGAGACCGGCATCTCGACGCTTGCGAGGCTGTTGCCGAACTGTCTGCTGCTGTCGGATGCGCTCAACCACAACTCGATGATCGAGGGCGTGCGCAAGTCCGGCTCTGAAAAGCAGGTGTGGCGCCACAACGACATCGAACATCTCGAGCAATTGCTGCGGGCGGCGGCCCCGGAGCGGCCGAAACTGATCCTGTGCGAAAGCCTCTACTCGATGGACGGCGACGTCGCGCCGCTGCATCGGATCTGCGATCTCGCAGAGCGCTACGGCGCCTTGACCTATGTCGACGAGGTTCACGCCGTCGGCATGTACGGACCGCATGGCGGCGGCATCGCCGAGCGGGACGGGGCGATGGCGCGCATCGACGTCATCGAAGGCACGCTGGCCAAGGCGTTCGGCTGTCTCGGCGGCTATATCGCGGCCAACGCCAATCTGATCGACGCGGTGCGCTCCTACGCGCCGGGCTTCATCTTCACGACGGCGCTGCCTCCGGCGATATGCGCGGCGGCCACCGCCGCCATCCGGCATCTCAAGACGTCGCAGTCCGAGCGCGATCGCCACCAGGACCGCGCCGCCCGCCTCAAGCTCGTGCTCAATGCCGCGCGGCTTCCGGTGATGCAAAGCGACACCCACATCGTGCCGCTGCATGTCGGCGACCCCGAGAAATGCAAGGCGGCGTGCGACCTGCTGCTGTCGGAATACGGCATCTATATCCAGCCCATCAACTACCCGACGGTGCCGCGGGGCATGGAGCGGCTGCGGATCACGCCGTCACCCTATCACGACGACGCGCTGATCGATCGTCTTGCCGAAGCCCTCGCCGATGTCTGGGACCGGCTCGGGCTCGAGCGGCGGCCTCAAATCCTCGCCGCGGAATGA